The Solanum pennellii chromosome 11, SPENNV200 sequence ACGAACCTGAGCTGCTATACCGAATCCCCGCTGGCCATCGGGGACCGAGTGGTAAGGCCATGATCCGCAGGGGAACAGATCACTCATTCTTCCATTGGGGACAGGTGCACGAACGACAACTCCAAACGTCACACATCCGCCGCCTACCTACCGTTTAGGTGGCCACCAGCGAGATCCAGTAAGGAAGTGTCGCGGCTGCTCCACTCCGCTGCGCTGCGGTCTCATGAACTGAACTTCGTTGCCTTCCCGCGCGCGAAGCGAATGGGCGCTGTGCCGTGGGTCAGTTTCGGGGTGGGGAGCGAAGAGAGACCGGAAGAATGATTCATTTGGATCGACGAGCTTTTTCAGCCCAAAAACTAAGAATCCATGGAATGTCTGTCTATCCATGAACATCTATTCTATCTGTATATCTAGGGGATCTCTCTATACATATAGATTGATTTTATGGAATGATATGATCGGCTAGCCGTAGCCGCATATCAGCTACGCTCAATGCGGGATTTCTGTTGGATCAGATCTTTTGGGAAGCTTTTGGACCTAGCGAAAAGGGCTCTAAGCCTTCACGCAAGCAAGCGCGAGAGAAGCGGAGCACGAAGCTACCGCTTCCCCCGACCGACTAAAATACAACAGTCGCGACCTACTTTGATTCAAAAGAAAGGCGAAGGGTTTGGCAACAAGCAAACGGCTTTCTATCATAGTTGCAAGGGTTCCAAACCTTAACTACTTAAGTACCAAAGGCTGCTTTCGGTTGGTTTCATAATGGGGCTGTTCACTACAAGCTATCAGCGCTCAGCGCTGTCTTAGATTGAACGTTGACTTATCTTATTGCCGTTCAATCTCTAAGGCGGGTTTCCGCTGAGAACGGAATAGTGTTCGTGTCCAAAGGGGAACAAAGCCCTAGCTTCTAGAGTTCGCTGCTTTTCCCAGGCCGGCCGGAGAAGGGCTTATACTGCTCGCCTTTGTTTGATATGTTCATTCAGTACCAATACAAACGAAAACTACACCAAAGTGGAAGGGCCAGTATAGAAGCTAGAAGTAGCTAGCCTATAGTAGTCGGCCTAACCAAAGCCTCACGACAACATAAAATTAGCCTTATGAATTGAATCTTAAGTAGGGGGCTTAGCCCGCCCGCCTATCAATCAAAGAGGCTGAGAGTAAGCGTAAGCTCACCCGGAAGCTCGAAGAGCTTCCCTTCATTCGCTTCGCGGGAGCCGCACAGCACATAGCTGGAAGTCAGAGGGCCCATACTACCTGCCTAACCCTTCGCTCCGAGGGACCGTAGATCGGAAAGCGCCTTCTAACCCACCCCATTCATCCAAAAGAGAAGGGAAGGGGCCTATGTATTTGCATGACCCCTGCAGATTTCACCCTATCTATACCCGGAGCCACTCCCCTAGCGGTCCTGCCACCACGCCGCAGAACGGGAGCTCGTGTGGAACCTTTTATTCTGGCGTAACAGCGGTAGAACGTAACAAAATATTACGGCCGCCTAACATAGGGGACGGAGGTACGGTAAACTCGGCCAAAATATGAGACCCGAAGGGCCCGGCGCGCACAATCCTATCCTATCCGAGTCCGAGTTTACCCCTTGCACTTCGGACAGCCGTCCGTAGCATCATAAGGAGGACCCCCCTTTCGAGGTACAAAAAGAGTACGGTACATAGGAGGTTGGTCTTTCTCAACGTGGTGTATAGCACGAAAAACCTTTCGATACAAGATAGGGCCGTTcacatgaaagaaaaaaaggaatccTTTCTTATCTTCTTTCCCTCTCGGGAAAGAGAAAGAGGGTCTTATGGAGGGAGGGGGGAGGGAAAAGGCTTGGGCCTACCTATCCCGATAGGACCCCATAAAAGAACGGGAGCTGTTGAGAGGTTCCATATTGCCGAGACGAAGGACAGCACTTCTGTACGTGATCGTAGTATGTCACGTCGTCTCGTCCCCGCTGCATCGAAGAGTACCTATGCACTATGTTCCGGTTCACTGATAAGGAAGATAGCGTTGGGGTGGGGGTCTACGATGTGATACTAAAGTATGACCGGGGGAGATACATGCTAACTATGGGTAGGAAGCAGGAACcattatgtaaaaaatttcGGGGGGTTACAGATCTCTTATACTACCATCGATCGACAGAGCGGAACGACCAGAAAAAGAAGTTAAGTTAGAAAGCCGTATGATAGGTGGTAACTATCTTGTACGGTTCGGGGGGTAATCGGCGTACTCCGATCAGTGGGGGGGAATCTTTGGCTCTATCGAACATACAGGGAATTGGAGGTAGCATTCTACCGATGTCAAGTCATGGACTGGTTTCTTCAGCCCTTTTTCTATGTGTTGGTGTTCTATATGACCGACATAAGACTCGACTTGTTAGATATTACGGAGGTTCAGTGAGCACCATGCCGAATCTCTCTACCATTTTCTTCTCTTCCACTTTGGCCAATATGAGTTCACCTGGTACTAGCAGCTTTATCGGGGAATTTCTCATCTTAGTAGGAGCTTTCCAAAGAAATAGCTTAGTAGCCACATTAGCAGCGCTTGGGATGATTTTAGGCGCGGCCTATTCCCTTTGGCTATATAATCGTGCGGTTTCTGGGAATTTAAAACCCGATTTCCTCCATAAATTCTCCGATCCAAATGGCAGAGAAGTTTCCATATTTATACCTTTTCTTGTTGGAGGGGCGACCGTACGTTAAACTACCAAAGAAACTAGGGTAAACCAATGTGATCATGACATTGTAGGTGCTTGCGATGGGACGGATGCGACTTCCCTCAGTTGGTTTGGGTGGCATAGCCCGTTGCATAAGTCCCCCCCTTTTTTTATCCATTTCTTTAGTCTTTAGGGAGCCAAAGCTTGACTTTACTAAACTAATAAATAAGGCTCGCGCTAGGCGCTTACCTTTTGTGGCTGTAGGGTTGGGGTGGCTGGCTGGGTGAGACTGATAGAAAAAAAGGACGGGGGGCAACCATGCATGGTCCTTCTCGACCCTGTCTCCGAGGGACAGTTGAACTAGCGACTCATGAATGCTGCCGGGTTGGACGAGCCAATAACTCGAAGGCGTTCGGTCTGTTTTTTGAGCAAGAATCCCAGCCTTCCCTTATCTTCACCATGATACGGACTCCAAGTTCTTATGGCAGAGCACGAGGAGATTTATCATCAATATGATGATTGGAATGGAAACCAGAAGCACGACTGGGGTCCTCGTGGTCCAAGATAATCAAACCATCAATAACAGTAACGTAAGCATGAGACTTTTTGGTAGTACCGGTGAACCAGATGGCCGCGGCGATGGAATCTGGGACGGAGGACTTGTAGTATCTCTCTAGATCTGGCAAAAGCGAAAGACCCCCTAACATAATTCGAATGGAGGCTGACCGCTGAGCCCACTCTGGCCTCGCGGGGCGGGCCCCTGTGGTTGCGAGCTGGAGCTGCCATAGCTTATGGCTATAGCAATGGGAGGGCCCCAGCAGAGAGAAAAGTCAGGATAACGAGCGCTCCGCCCGCCAAGCGGGCGGCGGGAGCAGCGGGCAAGTGCTTGGTAAGCCAACAGCCCAGTGAACCGGGCGGGGCACTCGAAGAAAGGGGGGCACACTGAGCAAGTACGAGAAATTGGCCCCGCTCCGCTTTCTTAAAAGCAAGGACCACTACGGGAGGTCAAACCAAGGATCTATGGAAGTGGGGGCTCGTCCCCGGTCAATATTGGATCAAACAATAGGGGGCCGTAGCACTGAcctcttttttttattgattcaaTACAATAGGGGAAAAGATCGTACAGTTCCCTACCGAGACAAACTCTCAACGGATCCTCCGCGCGCTGGGAATACCTCTTCCGTGCGTCTTTCTCGTGGCGGGAACAGAACAACAGGGAAAGACCCGGCCCAGGGCgagctttatttatttaagagagAATGGGGAGTGAATCGAATTCCGTTTCCGTTCTNGTAAGTAGAAGGGTCCAAAATACTAACAGATACAAGTACAAGGGTCTACCAGACCATTTCGCCTTTTATTTACTTCAATCTCCAAAGTAGAGTTaacaaataatataactttCCTTTCTCATTTCTAACAAATAGCACAAAGTTTTTCCATATGGTTTTCTTATATCAACTAAATACTTTAACTGCAAATGCAACATCAAGTCAAGTTGTTAGCTACATAtctcatatttttaattaggCTAACAAACACGTTTTTTATTTGGGACATCATTTTCATACAACTGAACCAATTTGAGTTGCAAGACTCACACAagcaacaaaaattatttttcacaattttttccACATAATGTGACTTGGCAAGAAAAACATTCATCACaagttttatgttatttttcatttcaagaTTGAAATTTATCTCACCCAAACATTTGATGTTAAAATGACTACTCAACAcgtttttcataatttatttggTAAGACTCATGTTAGAGTCAAAATCATCAAAGCATATGTGAACAATAACATGTACTTCattcgtttcaaaaagaatgacatcctttctttttttagtgtgttttaaaaaagaatgacctctttcttttttttggtaacatttaaatttcaactttccacgtggcatgtttaaggccacaagattaagTGGAAGTTTTGTACATTtcacataactttaatttaggaccacaagattcaaaagtcttctttattttcgtAAACTCCGCGTCAAGTCAAACCAGGTCATTCTTTTTCAAACGAAaggagtaattttttttaagattaatTTATACACttgtaatattcttttttaatcatTACTCAAAGACgcaaaaatcacatttttccgagtgatttttgtaatttgaagaACTCccactattttaaaattttaaatatcaattttgtttcataaaaggaaatatcattttttttaatgaaaaatattacgTAAGAGGTTTATTTACCTTTTCACTACATGAATTGAGCTGGTAGGAAAATATGTTACCTGTACAacttttctctttcatttcttgAAGAGAGCAATGTTGAGCGCATGTTGAAATCTTCTATCTTTATATCCAGATTTTCAAACTATAACAAAAATTGAATCTCATAATTCTTCCACTATATTTTCTTGTACATTTCTCATCTCCAAAACAAAGTAATACAATGGGTATTTATACGTGGAGAATTCTTCCTTGTAATACATaagaaaaatgtgaataataatATAGGTAAATGAATGACTTAAAAATTAGATAAGTTACTAAAAACTAGTAATACTAATGGGCACACTTAACCACTAACTAGTAAGGATAAAAGAATGCATATAATGCCATTAATCTACAAATCCAAATACTGCACAATTATTAGATGattataacatatatatgcCACATAACGTCACACACAAATGACAGTGAGGAAAGGATACAATGCCCAACGGAAAAAAGTTACACACAGTGTGGCAATGCAAAGGATGCGTTTCTATTAATacctccgtttaaaaaaaaaaatcattttcttcttcGGCAATAGtttaacttcaatttttcaCGTAGCATGTTTAGACTACAAGATTAATgagcattttggtacatttgacataactttaatttagaactataagatttaaaagtcttcttttttttcttaacctccgttccaagtcaaactaagacattcttttttaaatgaagtAATATTAATAGGTTACACTAGCAACTCGTACCCTACACTCCTTGTTATAATACGTTACATATATCACAAGTTATatggtattttttttaaagaacttATATTCTAGATGTTTGACTCTacgacaaaaatatttttagcaacagtaaatatatacattaacaatgagtattaaattttttactgGCATTAATTGATTGTCATTATAAGTTTTAGCAACATttacaaagagtgttaattatcattaaaataacaaatctaGTTATATAAAGATGATATTTGGTGTAGTGTCATTAGACATTTGACATACCTTTTTACGGATAAACAAATATTTGGATGTTGTTGGCACCAACTGCAGTGaggatttttgaaaattcagtACCACATTTGTATCTATTGAAAATGTATATGGTGCAAATTGTATtgctaataattttttttgagatgaTGGAAGTGTGACATTTTGCGAGCTAGCTCTTGTATTATTGTTCCTGTTTAGTTTTTCATTATGTGCACAACGTCCAGTATTATATTTTGAGAGAGGAAGAGGAAGCAAGATGGGAAAAGTATACTCAAGAAGAAAGGTAAGGCAAGAATATGAATTAGAACATAACTAATGCAAACTGCTCTTATccatcatatatatacacagaAAACTAATTAGAAGCAAAAATGCAAGCCGCAAATTAACAAGTAATTGTTGCTGAATGAAATCTAAAAAGAAGTAATAGCCAGATCATATACAGTAGCTTATATTAACTTGCATTGCAAATTTGCAAATACGGAATTTAAATAAGCTTTGAGTCATCGGCCATTCAAACAACATTATTTCTTGTGTATGTTGCCTTAAAAACCAAAGaagttcttctttttcttcttcttctcaatGTAAGCTAAGAGCTCCTCTTGACGGGAAAGGGCTGTCTCAAGTGCCTGCcaataataatgatattagTCGTCTTACCGGCCCCTCATGAATATGAATAATAGAGTATCAagacaagtatatatataccaTTTTTGTTGCACAAAGTTCTTGCTCCAATTTATCAACATGAGTCATGACATTGTTAAGCATTTCCTCTTTTTCGGGTGGTAAGGAACTAGGCGTGTTGCTAAGACTAATAACCTTCTCCTCTAGCTCTCCCATACGTTTCATCATGCTGAAGTACTCATTATTTGAGATGGCAGGTCCACTCAACCGATATTCTTGACCGTGTACTGGTTTAACTTGCATATCAACTCCTTTTAATGAACCTGACAAGAGAGTCGAATCTGTAAGCTTTCTTGGCATGTTGCGTGTCATTCGCACCATTGTCACCACACCCATCACAAATGTCATCACTCCTGTGAAAAGGTGGTTGCTAAATCCATCGGGGGATTTAGAAATATCATGCATGGGTAAGAAATCTGAAGCTGAAAACAGGGAATGTAATTGTTAATATATCAACTATTAAAACATTTGCTATACATGCAATGAGAGGTTATACCTTTAGCAATGGCGTAGTTGTCCGCTTTTGTAGCTTTAGGAATAGTTGGTTCAATTACTTTGTCAACAACAGGGGTGTATGCGCTAGGTTGCTTCTTAATTATATCATCCtataaaaacatttcaatttataGGAAATAAGCAAATGCATTAGTATGCTTTTATTCTTGTGAAGCTCAACCTCATTTTATGTGGATTCTATTCTAATTAATATGTTGCGGATGTAGAAGAACCTTACTTCCTCGTGGACAGTGGATAGTTGTGTAGGTGATACATGATCCCGCTGAATCTTGGAAGATGCAGTTCTCAGATTAATAGAATTGCTCTTCTTTGCGTCCTACAACGTACATGTATTGAAATCACTtcattaaaatgttatttataaAGAAAGAACAAACAACAATTATGGAAGATCGATGAGGCACCTTTGGCTTGGCATTCCCATCCTCTGAAATAGTTTTCTCATCAACTGGAATGGAAGTTCTCTTTGTGCATTTATGCATACCACTGTGAACCATCTGGCATAAATTAATCATGTGTGTATCAATGGAAATGGAAATTGTATCGGTTACGTACTAAAAACTTGAACAGGATTCGATGAAATTAACCTTCATTATTTCTGGATCATTCCATGGCCCTTTATCAGAAAGCATACATCCTCCTTTGTCCTCACAAGTGCAAGTACCGCCTAAGAACTCTGGAAGTTCGCTGATGCAAGGCAGTGACAAACAACTCTCTTTAGCCTCTATACATGAACTTTAGTTagtgataaaaatatataatgttattttctttttacgaGTTGCACATTTGTTAGTTGGACGTATACTTGAAATCTCAGAAAGCGGAAGAGAATATTTAAGTTCACCTGTATTTACCTGGCATCAATTATTTCAAGCAACTTGCTCTGGTATTTGTTACCAAGAACCTAAGAAGAAAGAAGCATGTTATTCCTATGAAAAATCATCCATTCTGATTGACAATGAATTTAGGCTTACGTTGATCTTTGCGGTGGTCTTGGGGTCAAGGAATGACTTAACAGAGTTCCATAATAGCCTGAATCCAGAACCAGCATTGATGATATACATACGACACAAGCTCTAAACAGTCGATAAAGATATTCATGTAAGCAATacaaacttgaaaattttcatcaaatatatATGTCTAATGGGAGAACAAATACCTCCGGATAATTGTTACCATCAACACCTTGGAGGCATTGAAGAAGTTCTCTTGCtgatttgttgaaatttttaagTCCCTGAGTCATTCATTATTGATGTAAATTAAGTTAGTAATTGCTATAAACGAACAAATAGATTTCTTTCCTTATCTGATTGTGTTATAAAATATCAGAACATACCACTCCTTGCACATCCAAAATTGTTGTGCTTGTATCAATATGCTTTTTTGCTGCAATGGAGCAAGCTGGCAATTTGTCATTAAACGTCCTCTCAAACTCCTGCACATGGTACTTAAGATATCGGTCCATTGTCGTGACTTGTAGGAGCTTGGTAGAATCTACTTGACCAATTCTTTCGATATAAACTGGTCTTCCGTCTTTGTCAACTCCATGATGCCCTTGAGGATAGTATTTGACGACTTCCTCCTTTTCCTTGAACTCAAAGTCCTAAGAAAGAAAGAGGTaataaaacttcaaattcaaattttgggAATATTTTTGAGTTACTgaacatttcaaaaagtatGTACCTGCATAATAGTGTCTGCACCAAATTCCTTCCTCCAATTAATCATATCAGACCACATTTGCTTTGATTTATCTAATTCAAATTTCCTGGCCttcaaaaacctaaaaatacACTTGTGAGCATCAGGCATCGCGATCACATGTGAATTTAATGACACTATGATGTAATCTACCTTAGCATCATATGATAATCATCATGTTGTGCAGGAAGTAATTCATCCAATATAAGTGCTTGACGAAAGGCATCTACTGACTTTGCTTCCTCGGCGTCATGCTCATCTTCAAACACAACAGACATGACCCTGCTACTACTTCTACGGCcagttttttttaaagattgtCTAAATTTGTTGGAGGCATTAAGTGCCTTTTTCTTGAATGACCCTAGCCTTGGCTTCTTATCCTCCTCAGTGTTTTCAACATCAATCTTTTCCATACCTAtatacaatattaattaatccaAATATTTATTACACATAAtgcaataacaacataatttcttcatcaaattcttACTTGGCCTGAGTGGTCGTTCAAGAGGTCCTGTTGACATTTTGCCACTCATGATTGCAGGTCTGTgtcaatttatacaatttactCTCTTGCTGAATGGGTACACCtattaaatttcaaatcatttttagtaatacaaaacaaaaaaggtAAATCAGGTAACAAACAACACAATGTATGTCATTAAACTTTACATTatgaaatataagaaaaacccAATGagtaaataaagataataataattgatgattgattaccAGTGACAAAAAAGAAATGGCAGGGACAATAAGAAAATATGGAGGAGTTTTCTCTTAAATTACCTAACAACTCTGCACGAAACAAACGGTGATCCTTATAAATAAGTGAATGGACAAGCTAtaaaatttctataattttttattttcacacatttccatatttttattataatataaacaaATCATTGGTCCTCTTTTCTTCCAACCAACTACCTTAACCGATTACTACCATTTCACTTTCCTGTTAAATACCTTCTTTCCATAAATTTGTGCCTATTAATACAAGTCTAATATTAATTACGTACATAACATGTATAAGATAACACTTCTTGGGTGAATATTCACCAAATGCGTTACattcataacaataatattCATCATACTTCTTTAACAATTTGCTCCTTTATCATACGAGTGAACTTGTTCATGTTTCACACTTTCATGATAAGAAACAATACCATCTTGTTATGAACTTAGAATCAAATTTGAttagtttttcatgtatatatatatatgtttataaaaaaaaaaatccccgttatttaactttaaaattctaaatatcatcaatgtgaaagttttttttttaattctaaaataatGATTTCTATTTGATATAATTGATAATGAGCTTTCACAAACttcaaaagttaaatatttagaCTTAGAATATTGTCGTTAATataagggaaacttacataataAAACCAtgcaccaaaaaaaaaactttcttttACACTATAAATTTTGAATCATTTATTTATCCTGTAAAAAAATTGTCTCTAACAAAATTAGAGGAAAAAACTATCAATGATGTTGATTTTCTTCACACAAGAGtctattactaaaaataaaataaagttaattaatcAACACTCTTAGAACAACTTTGTAatatataatactaataaaaaataacgaAAAAATTGGTAACGATACCACCTATACACCATTCATACTTAATTATTCAGGGCATACATAGAGGGTAAGGTAAGGACTCCTAAAGACacaatgattatttttataaacGTCGGACATAGTGGCGAAGCTAAGAATTTTACGAAGGGTGTCCAAATAATACATAAgtatttttttcgataaatagatgcattgaaaaaattaaactacataatattaatattacttTTCTTTACAAATGAAcattccaaaattttaaaaatcaaattgcaTAATATTTAgctttaatatttgtgtttaatttaatataaagtgAACGaacaaagcaaaaaaaaaaagggagcaTTAAGCTTAAATAGAAATCATTTTTACGTTTCAAGCTTTCATTAATCTGTGGTGATGACAATAATAATGTGATATGAATAATGGAGGCAAATCAAATCAGttattcttttgtttgttt is a genomic window containing:
- the LOC107004124 gene encoding phosphatidylinositol/phosphatidylcholine transfer protein SFH3-like isoform X2, whose amino-acid sequence is MSGKMSTGPLERPLRPSMEKIDVENTEEDKKPRLGSFKKKALNASNKFRQSLKKTGRRSSSRVMSVVFEDEHDAEEAKSVDAFRQALILDELLPAQHDDYHMMLRFLKARKFELDKSKQMWSDMINWRKEFGADTIMQDFEFKEKEEVVKYYPQGHHGVDKDGRPVYIERIGQVDSTKLLQVTTMDRYLKYHVQEFERTFNDKLPACSIAAKKHIDTSTTILDVQGVGLKNFNKSARELLQCLQGVDGNNYPESLCRMYIINAGSGFRLLWNSVKSFLDPKTTAKINVLGNKYQSKLLEIIDASELPEFLGGTCTCEDKGGCMLSDKGPWNDPEIMKMVHSGMHKCTKRTSIPVDEKTISEDGNAKPKDAKKSNSINLRTASSKIQRDHVSPTQLSTVHEEDDIIKKQPSAYTPVVDKVIEPTIPKATKADNYAIAKGSLKGVDMQVKPVHGQEYRLSGPAISNNEYFSMMKRMGELEEKVISLSNTPSSLPPEKEEMLNNVMTHVDKLEQELCATKMALETALSRQEELLAYIEKKKKKKNFFGF
- the LOC107004124 gene encoding phosphatidylinositol/phosphatidylcholine transfer protein SFH12-like isoform X1; its protein translation is MSGKMSTGPLERPLRPSMEKIDVENTEEDKKPRLGSFKKKALNASNKFRQSLKKTGRRSSSRVMSVVFEDEHDAEEAKSVDAFRQALILDELLPAQHDDYHMMLRFLKARKFELDKSKQMWSDMINWRKEFGADTIMQDFEFKEKEEVVKYYPQGHHGVDKDGRPVYIERIGQVDSTKLLQVTTMDRYLKYHVQEFERTFNDKLPACSIAAKKHIDTSTTILDVQGVGLKNFNKSARELLQCLQGVDGNNYPESLCRMYIINAGSGFRLLWNSVKSFLDPKTTAKINVLGNKYQSKLLEIIDASELPEFLGGTCTCEDKGGCMLSDKGPWNDPEIMKMVHSGMHKCTKRTSIPVDEKTISEDGNAKPKDAKKSNSINLRTASSKIQRDHVSPTQLSTVHEEDDIIKKQPSAYTPVVDKVIEPTIPKATKADNYAIAKASDFLPMHDISKSPDGFSNHLFTGVMTFVMGVVTMVRMTRNMPRKLTDSTLLSGSLKGVDMQVKPVHGQEYRLSGPAISNNEYFSMMKRMGELEEKVISLSNTPSSLPPEKEEMLNNVMTHVDKLEQELCATKMALETALSRQEELLAYIEKKKKKKNFFGF